One stretch of Ficedula albicollis isolate OC2 chromosome 7, FicAlb1.5, whole genome shotgun sequence DNA includes these proteins:
- the FEV gene encoding protein FEV, giving the protein MRCGQNLGAGEDDTAVGQGDWGTCCPSPRALGGSFNPSGARLAGSGQIQLWQFLLELLSDRANLNCIAWEGTNGEFKLIDPDEVARRWGERKSKPNMNYDKLSRALRYYYDKNIMTKVHGKRYAYKFDFHGLAQVCQPTAPDHALYKFQGNLAPLPFSGISKLNLMTSGVTPAGFSYWPGSSPSLYPGHGLQPSASFSAMAASHLNNMNNHYH; this is encoded by the coding sequence ATGAGGTGCGGCCAAAACCTGGGTGCGGGAGAGGACGACACAGCAGTGGGTCAAGGGGATTGGGGCACATGCTGTCCTTCACCTCGTGCCCTGGGAGGGAGCTTTAACCCCTCTGGGGCCCGCCTTGCAGGCAGCGGGCAGATCCAGCTGTGGCagttcctgctggagctgctttcGGACCGGGCCAACCTGAACTGCATCGCCTGGGAAGGCACCAACGGGGAGTTCAAGCTGATCGACCCCGACGAGGTGGCGCGGCGCTGGGGCGAGCGGAAGAGCAAGCCCAACATGAATTACGACAAGCTGAGCCGGGCGCTGCGCTACTACTACGACAAGAACATCATGACCAAGGTCCACGGCAAGCGCTACGCCTACAAGTTCGACTTCCACGGGCTGGCACAGGTGTGCCAGCCAACCGCCCCCGACCACGCTCTCTACAAATTCCAGGGCAACCTGGCACCACTGCCCTTCTCGGGCATCTCCAAACTCAACCTCATGACCTCGGGAGTGACACCGGCTGGCTTCTCCTACTGGCCTGGCTCCAGCCCATCCCTCTACCCTGGGCACgggctccagccctcagcctCCTTCAGTGCCATGGCAGCCTCCCACCTCAACAACATGAACAACCATTACCATTAG
- the CDK5R2 gene encoding cyclin-dependent kinase 5 activator 2 translates to GGRPAGSPRRVVVQASTGELLRCLGDFVCRRCYRLKELSPGELISWFRSVDRSLLLQGWQDQGFITPANLVFVYLLCREALRGEDIGSQAELQAAFLTCLYLAYSYMGNEISYPLKPFLVEGDKGRFWERCLGIIQRLSAKMLRINADPHYFTQLFQDLKSEGEGGDGSKHWTISLDR, encoded by the coding sequence gggggccgccccgCGGGGTCTCCGCGCCGCGTGGTGGTGCAGGCGTCCACCGGCGAGCTGCTGCGCTGCTTGGGGGACTTCGTGTGCCGCCGCTGCTACCGCCTGAAGGAGCTGAGCCCCGGCGAACTCATCTCGTGGTTTCGCAGCGTGGACCGctcgctgctgctgcagggctggcaggaccAGGGCTTCATCACCCCGGCCAACCTGGTGTTCGTCTACCTGCTGTGCCGGGAAGCGCTGCGGGGCGAAGACATCGGGAGCCAGGCCGAGCTGCAGGCCGCCTTCCTCACCTGCCTCTATCTCGCCTACTCCTACATGGGCAACGAGATCTCCTACCCGCTCAAGCCCTTCCTGGTGGAGGGAGACAAGGGGCGCTTCTGGGAGCGCTGCCTGGGCATCATCCAGCGCCTCAGCGCCAAGATGCTGCGAATCAACGCGGACCCGCACTACTTCACGCAACTCTTCCAGGACCTCAAGAGCGAGGGCGAGGGCGGAGACGGGTCCAAGCACTGGACGATCAGCCTGGACCGCTAG